From Methanobacterium congolense, one genomic window encodes:
- a CDS encoding Tim44 domain-containing protein, producing the protein MKTFKSKNMAKSIYIFGFLAVLIVLTIDPAFARAGGGSGGGAGLLTIILLPFLIIYSLIISWLVRRKNKEAKELAAQIEQYDPSWNMEKINKIVEDTFYRVQDAWMQRNQDLARDYMSDSIYKQHKIQTDMMLKEHKENILLNIKLDNIKIVEIVDLKEDSRDFFWAYINGSMIDYIADDRSGAFISGDKSKTSFQELWKFVRDPNGKWVLDRIDQHILGDLKKFKSLTEGYDLELDGGYMVCEKCGGFYKLQEGEHPEDFDTCQCGGHLTYHKKVVFQEDMGNQLRKAYKSPNL; encoded by the coding sequence ATGAAAACTTTTAAATCAAAAAATATGGCAAAATCTATTTATATATTCGGTTTTTTAGCAGTTTTAATTGTTTTAACCATTGATCCTGCCTTTGCACGAGCCGGTGGGGGTAGTGGTGGTGGTGCAGGATTACTCACGATTATATTACTTCCTTTCCTTATAATTTACAGCTTAATCATATCCTGGCTTGTCCGTAGGAAAAATAAGGAAGCAAAAGAACTCGCTGCCCAGATAGAACAGTACGATCCATCATGGAATATGGAAAAAATAAATAAAATCGTTGAAGATACATTTTACAGGGTACAAGATGCATGGATGCAGCGAAATCAGGATTTAGCACGGGATTATATGAGTGATTCAATTTATAAACAGCACAAAATTCAGACTGACATGATGTTAAAGGAACATAAGGAAAACATCCTTTTAAACATAAAATTAGATAATATAAAGATTGTAGAGATAGTAGATTTGAAGGAAGACAGCAGAGATTTCTTCTGGGCCTATATAAATGGGTCCATGATAGATTATATAGCTGATGATCGTTCAGGTGCATTTATATCTGGAGATAAATCAAAGACGTCCTTCCAGGAGCTCTGGAAATTTGTTCGAGATCCCAATGGAAAATGGGTTCTGGACAGGATAGACCAGCATATTTTAGGGGATCTGAAGAAATTCAAATCTTTAACTGAAGGCTATGATTTGGAACTGGATGGAGGTTACATGGTCTGTGAGAAGTGTGGAGGCTTTTACAAACTTCAGGAGGGGGAACATCCTGAAGATTTTGACACCTGTCAGTGTGGAGGTCATTTGACATACCACAAAAAGGTTGTTTTCCAGGAAGATATGGGGAATCAGTTAAGAAAAGCTTATAAATCCCCTAATCTGTGA
- a CDS encoding RDD family protein, producing MAAKETPRSQVDDEVTGSKESSRLNENDDPVVDDSIPIVKDEIIPVKKTYDHETPDNEFETPYERYEHYKNIQTWNNVQCPHCYTPNPRDAVYCQSCGKLIREYASTLSRVLAFIIDFICIFLLSIVVAIILAIVVPNSDTTNSDLFAILWLTASFIITLIYFIAFELEGQTTGKMILKIKVVNESDLKTIPVSKSIIRNLLFIIDLMPYLVPGMIGVIAMVASEKNQRIGDMASKTIVIKD from the coding sequence ATGGCAGCAAAAGAAACACCAAGATCCCAAGTTGACGATGAGGTTACAGGTTCAAAAGAGAGTTCCAGATTAAATGAAAATGATGATCCTGTAGTAGATGACTCCATACCAATTGTGAAGGATGAGATTATCCCAGTGAAGAAAACTTACGATCATGAAACTCCAGATAATGAATTTGAAACTCCATATGAAAGATATGAACATTACAAGAATATTCAAACATGGAACAATGTTCAATGCCCCCACTGCTACACTCCAAATCCCAGAGATGCAGTTTACTGCCAGAGCTGTGGTAAACTCATTAGAGAATATGCATCAACCCTGAGCAGAGTGCTGGCCTTTATCATAGACTTCATCTGTATCTTCCTTCTCAGCATAGTGGTGGCTATCATCCTTGCCATCGTTGTTCCAAACTCAGATACAACCAACAGCGATTTATTCGCGATTCTATGGTTGACTGCATCATTTATCATCACATTGATTTATTTCATTGCATTTGAGTTAGAAGGACAGACCACTGGAAAGATGATACTGAAAATAAAGGTTGTTAATGAATCAGACTTGAAAACTATCCCAGTTTCTAAGAGTATTATCAGAAATCTGCTCTTCATAATAGATTTGATGCCTTATCTAGTACCTGGCATGATAGGTGTCATTGCAATGGTAGCATCTGAAAAAAACCAGAGAATAGGGGACATGGCATCAAAAACCATTGTTATTAAGGATTAA
- a CDS encoding ABC transporter ATP-binding protein — protein MKSLVKGEGLWKTYKLDSTEVHALKGLNITVDEGEFVSIMGPSGSGKSTLLNMIGGLDTPTQGDLYIGDRKISSMKDSELTKMRAENIGYIFQTFNLLPALTVRGNVEFPMRNLSGDKKLDKKSRIKRAEECVEMVGLGHRMNQLPSKLSGGERQRVAIARSLVNHPKFILADEPTGNLDSEATNNIIELLHQVNDEGTTVIMVTHDVETTKGTRVMRIKDGLIEV, from the coding sequence ATGAAAAGTTTAGTGAAGGGAGAAGGACTTTGGAAAACCTATAAATTAGACAGCACCGAGGTCCACGCCCTTAAGGGATTAAATATAACCGTTGATGAGGGAGAATTTGTGTCCATAATGGGACCATCAGGTTCAGGAAAATCAACCCTCCTCAACATGATCGGAGGTCTGGACACCCCTACCCAAGGAGATCTCTACATAGGGGATAGGAAAATATCCTCAATGAAAGATTCAGAGCTTACAAAGATGCGAGCAGAGAATATAGGATACATATTTCAGACTTTCAATCTTTTACCTGCCTTGACTGTCCGTGGTAATGTGGAATTTCCAATGAGGAACCTTTCAGGCGATAAAAAACTCGATAAAAAGTCCAGAATTAAAAGGGCTGAGGAATGTGTGGAAATGGTTGGCCTTGGTCACAGGATGAATCAACTGCCATCCAAACTCTCTGGAGGGGAAAGGCAGAGGGTAGCTATTGCCCGTTCACTTGTTAATCATCCAAAATTCATTTTAGCAGATGAACCAACAGGAAACCTGGACAGCGAAGCCACTAACAACATAATTGAACTTTTACATCAGGTTAATGATGAAGGAACAACCGTGATCATGGTTACCCACGACGTGGAAACCACCAAGGGTACAAGAGTGATGAGGATTAAGGATGGATTGATCGAAGTTTAA
- a CDS encoding ABC transporter permease, producing MLDIAFKDFKAKKGRTAMCIIGIVVCVLLIGTVNLVLYEMESGLKGDLGTVNGKLYFEKNGTSYPPSGSIITESLGNEVLNRSEVDQAKSTKALFVPVQGNNNSQYTMIVGVTPGKEQAFIQNAKVTGKSSLVGESDNAVIIGSETAKNYNATVGSTITVQGNKYKVVGIMKKVGTGWPLTIDNSMIMSLSHAQSVTDMTGLVSTVIISPTGSIDSAETSLQDAYPNYTIYSQKDTKKTIDDNLSQIKIFMNMISTFIFLVSVIIIMIVMMMSVKERTKEIGTMRAIGTSKRKILALIIYESLILSLIGGVIGILLMSPTYSMLGVLMGATGVNFLSFNIPSAIVTQVLVIVFVIGTFSGLIPAYIATRISPIDALRYE from the coding sequence ATGTTAGATATAGCTTTTAAAGATTTTAAGGCCAAAAAGGGCCGCACAGCCATGTGCATCATCGGTATCGTGGTGTGTGTTCTACTAATCGGTACCGTTAACCTGGTTTTATATGAAATGGAATCAGGCCTCAAGGGTGATCTGGGAACAGTCAACGGAAAACTGTACTTCGAAAAAAATGGGACAAGTTACCCACCATCTGGGAGCATAATCACAGAGAGTCTTGGAAATGAAGTGTTGAACCGTAGCGAAGTTGATCAGGCTAAGAGTACAAAGGCTCTATTTGTACCAGTTCAAGGAAATAACAACAGTCAGTACACCATGATCGTGGGCGTTACACCTGGTAAGGAGCAGGCTTTCATACAAAACGCCAAAGTAACTGGTAAAAGTTCACTGGTGGGTGAAAGTGACAATGCAGTTATCATTGGATCAGAGACTGCCAAAAACTACAATGCAACAGTGGGAAGCACAATAACTGTTCAGGGAAACAAATACAAAGTCGTTGGTATTATGAAAAAGGTAGGCACTGGATGGCCCCTTACCATTGACAACTCCATGATCATGTCCCTCTCACATGCACAGTCAGTCACGGACATGACTGGTCTCGTATCCACTGTTATCATATCACCCACAGGATCAATTGACAGTGCAGAGACCAGCCTACAGGATGCATATCCCAATTACACCATCTACTCACAGAAAGACACCAAAAAAACAATTGATGACAATTTAAGCCAGATCAAGATATTCATGAACATGATCAGTACATTCATATTCCTGGTTTCTGTGATAATCATCATGATCGTTATGATGATGTCAGTTAAGGAGAGAACCAAAGAAATAGGTACTATGAGGGCTATTGGAACCAGTAAAAGGAAGATTTTGGCACTGATAATTTATGAATCACTCATCTTGAGTTTGATTGGAGGTGTTATTGGAATCCTGCTCATGTCACCTACCTACAGCATGTTGGGTGTTTTGATGGGTGCAACAGGTGTGAACTTCCTGAGTTTCAACATACCCAGTGCAATAGTCACCCAGGTACTTGTTATAGTCTTTGTCATTGGAACGTTCAGTGGACTCATACCCGCTTACATTGCCACCCGTATCAGTCCCATAGACGCTTTGAGATATGAATAA
- a CDS encoding DUF11 domain-containing protein yields MRKQIKPKAQVMFLLLTIFAIMVSVSSVSAAPLPTVSQVYVSVNGSDANSGTVDSPYLTIQKGVDSISENGTMYIANGVYNGTGNTNITISKNMNITGQSQAGTIINGTGTNWIFNINSGVTAIITNLTLTQGYKSGSGAICNYGTLTVINCTFTNNNATNYGGAIYSSGILTVENCSFISNNASAYGGAISAEFGTCIVNECIFIDNIINNYGGGGAIALGSTNGIVTGSTFIGNSAMTSNGGGALYSQQNLTANYNRFYKNIASKGNDIYLLGGLVSAENNWWGSNDPVWTNLIYRMSNPAQWLYMTINATPTTINNTQTSLVTVIFNNIYNGTTVTPINPANGHIPDGTLVTFSSALGSFDPATPTTFNGIATALFTANQTGTGNLTATTDNQKVTQLTVNPVSYLYLNVTSSKNNPSVGETFVLTYKLSNSGPDNATNVTMSFQIPAGLEFVNATVDNGTWTYNPANRTVTWTLRNVAVGDPYLYLTVRALGSGSYTIIPTITSDTYNRNTDPLTPFTVNVQEQNNSNGNTVNAASTTKTVAMKDTGLPLNYLVLAILAVISGFVMPRRK; encoded by the coding sequence ATGCGAAAACAAATAAAGCCTAAAGCACAGGTTATGTTCCTTTTACTCACCATTTTTGCTATCATGGTTTCAGTATCTAGTGTTAGTGCGGCTCCCTTACCAACTGTTTCACAGGTTTATGTGAGTGTTAATGGTTCAGATGCTAACAGTGGTACTGTAGATTCTCCATACCTCACAATACAGAAAGGAGTGGATTCCATTTCAGAAAATGGAACTATGTACATAGCAAATGGAGTATACAATGGAACAGGTAACACAAATATAACCATCAGTAAAAACATGAACATCACAGGACAAAGCCAGGCAGGAACCATAATCAACGGAACAGGCACCAACTGGATATTCAACATTAACAGTGGGGTTACTGCAATAATTACAAACTTAACACTAACTCAGGGATATAAAAGTGGGAGTGGTGCTATCTGTAATTATGGTACGTTAACCGTGATTAATTGCACATTCACCAACAACAACGCAACTAATTATGGGGGTGCTATTTATAGTTCCGGTATTTTAACTGTGGAGAATTGTTCTTTCATTAGTAACAATGCCTCTGCTTATGGTGGGGCAATTTCTGCTGAGTTTGGTACTTGTATTGTGAATGAATGTATCTTCATAGATAACATTATAAATAATTATGGTGGGGGTGGAGCTATTGCTCTTGGTTCAACTAATGGTATTGTTACAGGCAGTACATTCATTGGGAACTCTGCAATGACTTCTAATGGAGGAGGTGCCCTTTACAGTCAACAAAACTTGACAGCTAATTACAACAGATTCTACAAAAACATAGCTTCAAAAGGCAACGATATTTATCTTTTGGGTGGTTTAGTGAGTGCTGAGAATAACTGGTGGGGTTCTAATGATCCAGTATGGACAAACCTCATATATAGAATGTCAAATCCTGCACAATGGTTATACATGACAATAAACGCCACACCAACCACTATCAACAATACTCAGACCAGTTTAGTCACAGTTATCTTCAACAATATATACAATGGAACTACCGTAACTCCTATAAACCCTGCAAACGGTCACATCCCAGATGGAACACTTGTAACCTTTAGCAGTGCATTGGGAAGTTTCGATCCTGCAACACCCACAACGTTTAATGGTATTGCAACAGCATTGTTCACAGCAAACCAAACAGGAACCGGCAACCTAACAGCAACAACAGATAATCAGAAAGTTACACAATTAACAGTGAATCCAGTGTCTTACTTGTACCTGAACGTTACAAGTTCAAAGAATAATCCTAGTGTTGGTGAAACGTTTGTTTTAACCTATAAGCTCAGTAACAGTGGCCCAGATAATGCAACAAACGTTACAATGTCTTTCCAGATACCGGCTGGTTTGGAATTTGTAAATGCAACTGTTGATAATGGAACATGGACCTACAACCCAGCAAATAGGACTGTAACTTGGACACTCAGGAACGTGGCTGTGGGAGACCCTTATCTTTACCTCACGGTCCGGGCATTGGGAAGTGGAAGTTACACCATCATACCAACAATAACCTCAGACACATACAACAGAAACACAGACCCATTAACACCATTCACAGTCAATGTACAGGAACAGAACAATAGTAATGGCAATACAGTGAACGCTGCATCAACAACAAAAACAGTAGCCATGAAAGACACAGGTTTACCATTGAACTATTTAGTACTGGCTATTTTAGCTGTAATCAGTGGTTTTGTGATGCCAAGAAGAAAATAA
- a CDS encoding TOBE domain-containing protein — MKISARNALEGTVENVEIGAVMASVKINIENPGVITAVITKESVEKLGIKKGDNVSAIIKSTEVMVGKD, encoded by the coding sequence ATGAAGATAAGTGCAAGGAATGCTTTAGAAGGAACAGTTGAAAATGTGGAGATCGGGGCAGTTATGGCCAGTGTAAAAATTAACATAGAAAATCCTGGTGTTATAACAGCTGTAATAACCAAAGAATCTGTTGAAAAGCTTGGAATAAAAAAAGGAGATAATGTTTCCGCAATAATTAAATCAACAGAAGTCATGGTTGGAAAGGACTAA
- a CDS encoding tetratricopeptide repeat protein gives MRSNLKHNLFEFSVFLAVILFFILSVSVNKVLELVLFIILVIFISILFQIFNYSLKVYLSTVIIVLTVLSVLISILSQGLINIGTLIPILGALVGVIEYIPIFKKKALFMESVSLVEMNKFLESLAISDKILESYPEYFNTIYFKACTLNILRKHQEQLELVDELLKMKLNKKQKMFVLNLKVCALSNLGRYDDAEDIVDEILEEDPDNSVTMYYEAEILLKIGYKQEAMDYYVNSLESVNNELLKHHKSLIKKMSVSNDNRNRILLELWTLKGCIQIKLHQYPEALDSFSEALKLNPNKSMGWNNKGYTLAKLGQYDEALNCIDRSLDLYPENDFALNSKGYILAESGKPEESLQYYQKAIEIAPLDEERYYHKGKAYQKLQQYTEALKCYNKVLELNPNCEYAKKARDEVLNVMEN, from the coding sequence ATGAGATCTAACCTTAAACATAATCTTTTTGAATTTTCAGTCTTTTTGGCAGTCATTTTATTCTTCATTCTTTCTGTGTCCGTTAATAAAGTTTTAGAGTTAGTTTTGTTCATAATTTTAGTAATATTCATATCAATTTTATTTCAAATTTTCAATTACAGTCTAAAGGTTTATTTAAGTACTGTAATTATAGTTTTAACGGTTTTATCTGTTCTAATTTCTATACTAAGTCAAGGTTTGATTAATATTGGAACTTTGATTCCGATATTAGGTGCTTTAGTAGGTGTTATAGAGTATATCCCAATTTTCAAAAAGAAAGCACTTTTCATGGAATCTGTTTCACTTGTTGAAATGAATAAATTCCTAGAATCTCTTGCTATTTCAGATAAAATACTGGAATCTTATCCAGAATATTTCAATACTATTTATTTTAAAGCATGTACGTTGAATATCTTAAGGAAGCACCAGGAACAACTGGAATTAGTGGACGAGCTCTTGAAAATGAAGTTGAATAAAAAACAGAAAATGTTTGTTTTAAATTTAAAGGTTTGTGCTCTTTCAAATCTTGGAAGGTATGATGATGCAGAAGATATTGTTGATGAAATTCTTGAAGAAGATCCAGATAATTCAGTTACAATGTACTATGAAGCCGAAATACTTTTAAAAATAGGCTATAAACAGGAAGCAATGGATTATTATGTGAATTCATTAGAATCAGTCAATAATGAACTATTAAAACATCACAAATCATTAATTAAGAAAATGAGTGTTTCTAATGATAATCGAAATAGAATTTTATTGGAACTTTGGACTTTGAAAGGATGTATTCAAATTAAGTTACACCAGTACCCTGAAGCATTAGACTCTTTCAGTGAAGCATTAAAATTAAACCCAAATAAGTCTATGGGGTGGAATAATAAGGGTTATACCCTTGCAAAGTTAGGGCAGTATGATGAAGCCTTAAACTGTATTGACAGATCTCTGGACTTGTATCCCGAGAATGATTTTGCATTAAATAGTAAAGGTTATATCCTTGCAGAATCTGGAAAACCAGAAGAATCATTGCAATACTACCAAAAAGCAATAGAAATAGCTCCTCTTGATGAAGAAAGATATTATCATAAAGGGAAAGCTTATCAAAAACTCCAACAATACACAGAAGCTTTAAAATGTTACAACAAAGTCCTTGAATTAAATCCTAATTGTGAATATGCAAAAAAAGCAAGAGATGAAGTTTTGAATGTGATGGAGAACTAA
- a CDS encoding PAS domain S-box protein: protein MVNKKILLVEDESIESLDIKRVLESFGYQVPYVASSSEEAVEKTIEIMPDLILMDIVLKGDSNGIGAVSKIKDLNIPVIYLTAHSEESTIERAKLTEPYGYIIKPYDPTELKYAIELAIYKNQTKKELKQNEKRFRHILENSLDVVYRRNLDSDEYDYLSPMIEQVLGYSTEEFISMPSTEVVELIHPHDRENVSNIFANAFSGKTKTYNIEYRFKQKNGHYKWVNDFGSIVKDGDIMFLIGSVYDITERKKGEERRKNGEKALRESEEKYRAMMNYSSDAIVLTDFEGNFVECNKNAEELFGYSQEELIKLNFRDIHPSEELEVVQTSFKKIIMDDMGTVDTLVLTKDNKKVPVAITGSLIEYGDKTIIQGMFRDITERKESEESLLNINKALKKRDEEFKYFIDSAPVAIAMFDKRMRYIAASLRWIEDYNLEGQELHGISHYDIFPEITDEVKEVHKRALTGSIERADDDKFVRADGRVQYIRWEVHPWYLSSGDIGGIIIFSEDVSERINAEKKFRDNEEKYRTLFESNPDYTIIVGLDGIILDFNVAAEQIIGIFKDELIGKHLMDLGILPKDELDLLEEKFSLLVKHGEVAPFEFRIIDKNGDIRWGETSLTLIMGENGPAYILVIFNDITERKIAEKKLRSSQIQLVNAMEMSNLVNWEYDVASDTFTFDHRFYDLYGTTVEREGSYLMSSEVYAREFVHPDDHDMVADETAKAIETSDPDYVSMVEHRIIRRDGNIRHLVVRIAITKDSEGRTIKTHGTNQDITELKEKEEEIKKSLEEKEVLLREIHHRVKNNMQIISSLLNLQIQHVEDREAENVLKESQGRVKSMAMLHEKLYQSPNFTNINFKEYIERLVFDIFYSYGIKTGSIESELDIEDIKIGIETAIPVGLIINELVTNSIKYAFPKYNGTIKIEFKSSEEGLELIVADDGIGLQKDIDPKNTETLGLQLVNSLTDQIDGNIELDRSNGTKFKITFKELDYKERL, encoded by the coding sequence ATGGTAAATAAAAAAATTCTCCTGGTTGAGGATGAAAGCATAGAATCCCTGGATATTAAGCGCGTCTTAGAATCCTTTGGTTATCAAGTACCTTACGTTGCTTCAAGTAGTGAAGAAGCTGTAGAGAAAACCATAGAAATTATGCCGGATCTTATTTTGATGGATATAGTTCTTAAAGGAGATAGTAATGGTATTGGTGCTGTTTCTAAGATTAAAGACTTGAATATTCCCGTTATTTATTTAACTGCTCATTCTGAAGAATCTACCATTGAAAGAGCTAAACTCACAGAACCCTATGGTTATATTATCAAACCATACGATCCCACCGAACTTAAATACGCTATAGAACTCGCCATTTACAAAAACCAAACGAAAAAAGAATTAAAGCAGAATGAAAAAAGGTTCCGTCACATCCTAGAAAATTCATTAGATGTAGTTTATAGACGGAATTTAGACAGTGATGAGTATGATTATTTAAGCCCAATGATTGAACAGGTCCTAGGTTATTCTACAGAAGAGTTCATTTCCATGCCCTCAACAGAGGTTGTGGAACTGATCCATCCCCATGACAGGGAAAATGTAAGTAATATTTTTGCTAATGCTTTTTCTGGAAAAACAAAGACATACAACATTGAGTATCGTTTCAAACAAAAAAACGGACACTATAAATGGGTAAACGATTTTGGGTCTATTGTGAAAGACGGAGACATCATGTTCCTTATTGGTTCAGTTTATGACATTACTGAAAGAAAAAAAGGTGAAGAAAGAAGAAAAAATGGTGAGAAAGCTCTTAGGGAAAGTGAAGAGAAATATCGGGCTATGATGAATTATTCCAGTGATGCAATTGTTTTAACAGATTTTGAGGGTAACTTTGTTGAATGTAATAAAAACGCAGAGGAATTATTTGGTTACTCGCAAGAAGAACTTATTAAACTAAATTTTAGGGATATACACCCGTCGGAAGAACTTGAAGTAGTTCAAACATCCTTTAAAAAGATTATAATGGATGATATGGGCACTGTTGATACATTAGTTTTAACCAAAGATAATAAGAAAGTTCCTGTGGCCATAACTGGAAGTTTAATAGAATATGGGGATAAAACTATTATACAGGGAATGTTCCGAGACATCACTGAAAGGAAAGAATCAGAAGAATCACTGCTAAATATCAACAAAGCTTTGAAGAAACGTGATGAAGAATTCAAGTATTTTATTGATAGTGCCCCTGTTGCTATTGCCATGTTTGATAAGCGGATGAGGTACATTGCCGCTAGTTTACGTTGGATTGAAGATTACAATCTGGAGGGGCAGGAACTTCACGGCATATCACATTACGATATTTTTCCAGAGATTACTGATGAAGTGAAAGAAGTGCATAAGCGTGCTCTTACAGGATCTATTGAGCGTGCTGATGATGATAAGTTTGTTCGTGCAGACGGACGAGTTCAATATATTAGATGGGAAGTTCATCCATGGTACTTATCCTCCGGTGATATAGGTGGTATTATAATCTTTAGTGAAGATGTTTCAGAACGTATAAATGCAGAAAAAAAGTTTAGGGATAATGAAGAAAAATACAGGACTCTCTTTGAATCTAATCCAGATTACACTATAATCGTAGGTTTGGATGGTATAATTCTAGATTTTAATGTGGCGGCAGAGCAAATTATTGGCATATTTAAAGATGAATTAATCGGAAAACATTTAATGGACCTGGGAATTTTACCTAAAGATGAATTAGACTTGTTGGAAGAAAAGTTTTCACTTTTAGTTAAGCATGGAGAAGTAGCTCCTTTTGAGTTCCGAATCATTGATAAAAATGGCGATATTCGATGGGGAGAAACTTCATTAACTTTGATAATGGGGGAAAATGGGCCAGCTTATATTCTGGTGATTTTCAATGATATTACAGAACGTAAAATAGCCGAAAAAAAGTTGAGATCAAGCCAAATTCAGCTGGTTAATGCAATGGAAATGTCAAATTTGGTTAATTGGGAATATGATGTAGCCAGTGATACATTCACTTTTGATCATCGGTTCTATGATTTATATGGTACAACTGTTGAAAGGGAAGGTAGCTATTTGATGTCTTCGGAAGTTTATGCTCGTGAATTTGTACATCCTGATGATCATGATATGGTAGCAGATGAAACTGCGAAAGCAATAGAAACTTCGGATCCGGATTATGTATCCATGGTGGAGCATAGAATTATCAGAAGGGATGGTAATATTCGCCACTTAGTGGTGAGAATTGCGATTACGAAAGATTCTGAAGGACGTACCATCAAAACTCACGGTACCAATCAAGACATTACTGAACTTAAAGAAAAAGAGGAAGAGATTAAAAAATCTCTCGAGGAAAAGGAAGTTCTTCTTCGGGAGATCCATCACCGGGTTAAGAACAACATGCAGATTATCTCTAGTTTGCTTAACCTACAGATTCAACACGTTGAAGACAGGGAAGCAGAGAATGTTTTGAAGGAGAGCCAGGGCAGGGTGAAGAGTATGGCCATGCTCCATGAAAAGCTCTACCAATCACCCAACTTCACTAACATCAATTTCAAAGAGTATATAGAGAGACTTGTCTTTGATATATTCTATTCTTATGGAATCAAAACCGGTTCCATTGAATCAGAATTGGATATTGAAGATATTAAAATTGGCATCGAAACTGCCATACCAGTAGGACTAATCATAAATGAATTGGTGACCAACAGCATCAAATATGCATTCCCCAAATATAACGGAACAATAAAAATCGAATTTAAATCATCAGAGGAAGGATTAGAACTTATTGTTGCTGATGATGGAATTGGATTACAAAAAGACATTGATCCCAAAAACACAGAAACACTCGGTCTACAACTTGTAAACAGTTTAACTGACCAAATTGATGGGAATATTGAGCTGGATAGAAGTAATGGAACTAAATTTAAAATTACTTTTAAAGAATTGGATTATAAAGAAAGATTATAA
- a CDS encoding P-loop NTPase family protein has product MVDYKVHSVDENEDFVYTRSFRKIYRMFRSLKNRKGRFVLVTGTPGTGKSANIYTALKSLDLNVYEPALFLHNVDMSYDEVFNEFFKTLRADLNVETNEDVYKKVQEYDVVLLADKILDSEFINKEKAGLSLWTLNKGLRALPFYFKIELERIKHKNDLKNVNIVIQTVFAFRFNGRSYDILTDFSIFSKILIFIFKHLFEIIMITYSEEEILQIVKNNFKYADDTSIKSYIEKYGHKPRSIFKALRNEGETIVPKYEKGFLYGLIITGIFLIYQIMRFIIHFATDVLVVV; this is encoded by the coding sequence ATGGTTGATTACAAGGTTCATAGTGTAGATGAAAATGAGGATTTTGTTTATACACGCTCATTTAGGAAAATATACCGCATGTTCCGTAGTCTTAAAAACCGTAAAGGACGTTTTGTACTCGTTACCGGAACTCCGGGAACTGGTAAATCCGCTAATATTTACACCGCCTTAAAAAGTTTAGATTTGAATGTCTATGAACCTGCCTTATTTTTACACAATGTGGATATGAGTTATGATGAAGTCTTTAATGAATTTTTCAAAACACTCAGAGCTGACCTTAATGTAGAGACTAATGAAGATGTATATAAAAAAGTGCAAGAGTATGATGTGGTCTTACTCGCAGATAAAATTCTCGATTCTGAATTTATTAACAAAGAAAAAGCAGGACTCAGCCTTTGGACTCTTAATAAAGGATTACGAGCATTGCCATTCTATTTTAAAATCGAACTGGAACGTATAAAACATAAAAATGACCTCAAAAACGTGAATATAGTAATCCAAACAGTTTTTGCGTTTCGTTTCAATGGGAGAAGCTATGATATATTAACAGATTTTTCCATATTTTCAAAAATTCTCATTTTCATATTTAAACATCTTTTTGAAATAATCATGATCACCTATTCTGAAGAGGAAATCTTACAAATCGTGAAAAATAACTTCAAATACGCTGATGATACATCGATAAAGTCTTATATTGAAAAATATGGTCATAAACCCAGATCTATTTTTAAAGCATTACGAAATGAAGGAGAAACTATTGTCCCAAAATATGAAAAAGGATTTTTGTACGGTTTAATAATTACAGGCATATTCCTAATTTATCAAATAATGAGGTTTATTATTCACTTTGCAACAGATGTACTTGTAGTAGTATAG